The following proteins come from a genomic window of Synechococcus sp. BIOS-E4-1:
- the queF gene encoding preQ(1) synthase, which yields MSASSAEVTRTPLYGERAIADAELICFDNPRQGRTYEVSIELPEFTCLCPFSGYPDFAVLRLLYQPGPRVVELKAIKLYVNSFRNRTISHEEVANRILDDLVEACDPVWMQLEADFYPRGNVHTVVRVSHGERQPC from the coding sequence ATGAGTGCATCTTCCGCAGAGGTCACCCGCACTCCCCTCTACGGGGAGAGGGCCATTGCCGATGCCGAGTTGATCTGTTTTGACAACCCTCGCCAGGGCCGCACCTATGAGGTCTCGATAGAGCTCCCGGAATTCACCTGCCTCTGTCCCTTCTCCGGTTATCCCGATTTCGCTGTGCTGCGACTTCTCTATCAACCGGGGCCTCGGGTTGTTGAGCTGAAGGCCATCAAGCTCTACGTGAACAGTTTCAGGAATCGCACGATCTCCCATGAAGAGGTTGCCAACCGCATCCTTGATGATCTGGTCGAGGCCTGTGATCCGGTCTGGATGCAGTTGGAGGCTGATTTCTATCCCCGAGGAAACGTGCACACCGTTGTGCGCGTCAGCCATGGAGAGCGTCAACCCTGTTGA
- a CDS encoding cytochrome c biogenesis protein ResB, producing the protein MRALKRLLALLSSLRLAILLLLMIALASAVGTIIPQQEAPELYLERFNADPWLGLINGNLMLQMQLNHVYSSIWFLSLLALLGLALTLCSWRRQWPTLKAALRWTDYSRPRQLSKLALAETVACNDSSTALNDLASELRGQGWNVKQQSGRLAARRGVVGRVGPLLVHTGLVMLLIGAAWGALAGQRLERFLAPGRSLDLLSPAGENRLSLTLQDFTIERDPAGRPEQFSSTLLLSPQGNPEEQRRISVNHPLRYQGITVYQADWSLATITVQIGRSPLLQLPLSTFPELGDQIWGLVLPTRPDGSEPVFLSTGSEQGPVQVFDSDGGLITNLRPGGEGAEVQGLPLRVVEIMPASGLLLKRDPGVPLVYAGFAITLLGGGLSMVATRQIWAVAEIQQAKLHIGGLCNRNLAGFASELPQLINRVDALHG; encoded by the coding sequence ATGCGTGCGTTGAAACGATTGCTGGCACTGCTCTCCAGCTTGCGCCTAGCCATTCTGCTGCTGCTGATGATTGCACTGGCCAGTGCCGTCGGCACAATCATCCCTCAGCAGGAAGCGCCTGAGCTTTACCTGGAACGCTTCAATGCCGACCCATGGCTGGGATTGATCAACGGAAACCTGATGCTGCAGATGCAGCTCAATCACGTTTACTCAAGCATCTGGTTTCTCTCGCTGTTGGCACTGCTCGGGCTGGCACTCACCTTGTGCAGCTGGAGACGTCAGTGGCCGACGCTGAAGGCTGCTCTGCGCTGGACCGATTATTCCCGCCCACGCCAGCTGAGCAAACTGGCCTTGGCAGAGACCGTCGCCTGCAATGACAGCAGCACCGCACTGAATGACCTGGCCTCGGAGCTCAGAGGGCAGGGCTGGAACGTCAAACAACAGAGCGGTCGACTCGCCGCCCGACGGGGCGTTGTCGGCAGGGTTGGGCCTCTGCTGGTTCACACAGGTCTGGTGATGCTTCTGATCGGAGCTGCCTGGGGTGCCCTGGCAGGCCAGCGGCTGGAGCGATTCCTCGCTCCTGGACGCTCACTTGATCTGCTCAGTCCAGCCGGCGAAAACAGGCTCAGCCTCACCTTGCAGGATTTCACGATTGAAAGGGATCCAGCCGGTCGACCGGAACAGTTCAGTTCCACCCTGCTGCTCAGCCCCCAGGGCAACCCTGAAGAGCAACGCAGGATCAGCGTCAACCATCCCTTGCGCTATCAGGGCATCACTGTGTATCAGGCGGACTGGTCGCTGGCGACGATCACCGTGCAGATTGGCCGCAGCCCCCTGCTGCAACTGCCACTGAGCACCTTCCCCGAGCTCGGGGATCAGATCTGGGGACTGGTGCTTCCCACCCGTCCTGACGGAAGTGAACCGGTGTTCCTCAGCACCGGAAGTGAACAGGGCCCTGTGCAGGTGTTTGATTCAGACGGAGGTCTGATCACCAATCTCAGGCCTGGAGGAGAGGGTGCTGAGGTTCAGGGACTGCCGCTGAGAGTGGTCGAGATCATGCCGGCCAGCGGATTGTTGCTCAAACGTGACCCCGGGGTGCCACTGGTTTATGCAGGCTTCGCGATCACCCTGTTGGGGGGTGGATTGAGCATGGTGGCCACGCGTCAGATCTGGGCTGTTGCTGAAATCCAGCAGGCCAAACTGCACATTGGCGGTCTTTGCAACCGAAACCTTGCGGGCTTTGCCTCGGAACTCCCCCAGCTGATCAACAGGGTTGACGCTCTCCATGGCTGA
- a CDS encoding cytochrome c biogenesis CcdA family protein, translated as MLNHALQQPGPLSLGAVLVVGALTSLGPCSLSLLPVTLAYLAGFESEQPAWQRSLAFCGGIVGALVMLGSLSGLLGGIYGQVPGLIPTLVALLAVVMGLNLLGVVRLPLPAGPDPNAWSRKVPAPLAPIAAGLAFGLAASPCTTPVLAVLLGWIASSGNAITGLIYLSSFGIGQVLPLLLAGSMAASLPKLMAMRSISRWIPSISGVVLLTIGTLTLLTRLV; from the coding sequence CTGCTGAACCATGCACTTCAGCAGCCTGGCCCGCTCAGCCTTGGGGCCGTACTGGTCGTGGGAGCCCTCACCAGTCTGGGACCGTGCTCACTATCGCTGCTACCGGTGACGCTGGCCTACCTCGCCGGATTTGAAAGCGAACAACCTGCTTGGCAACGCAGCCTTGCCTTCTGCGGAGGCATCGTTGGAGCTCTGGTGATGCTGGGCAGCCTGAGCGGATTGCTGGGGGGCATTTACGGCCAGGTACCGGGACTGATTCCCACCCTGGTGGCTTTGCTGGCCGTGGTGATGGGGCTCAACCTGCTTGGAGTTGTACGACTGCCCCTACCGGCAGGCCCGGATCCCAATGCATGGAGTCGCAAGGTGCCTGCACCGCTGGCGCCGATTGCGGCTGGTCTGGCGTTTGGCCTTGCAGCTTCACCCTGCACCACACCTGTTTTGGCAGTTCTGCTGGGCTGGATCGCCAGCAGTGGCAATGCAATCACAGGGCTGATCTATCTCAGCAGCTTCGGAATCGGCCAGGTGCTGCCGTTGCTGCTTGCCGGAAGCATGGCGGCATCCCTTCCCAAACTGATGGCGATGCGCTCGATCAGCCGCTGGATCCCCAGCATCAGCGGTGTCGTTCTGCTCACGATCGGCACGCTCACCCTGCTGACGAGGCTGGTCTGA
- a CDS encoding FtsW/RodA/SpoVE family cell cycle protein produces the protein MSRRSRSSRQGTLRERQKAAAESKPLWERYLPLEWSLWPAEARLLLTLTAIWSLAGLLVLASASWWVAAREQGEGAYYVKRQLVWMAASWSLMSFTASINLRRWLKLAGPALWIGCLLIAATLVMGTTVNGASRWLVIGPIQIQPSELVKPFVVLQAANLFAHWKRNGLDQKLLWLSSFGILVLLILKQPNLSTAALTGLLIWLMAFSAGLPLFQLFGTAIGGALLGTASILINEYQRLRVISFLNPWKDPQGDGYQLIQSLLAIGSGGVFGQGFGLSTQKLQYLPIQSTDFIFAVYAEEFGLVGSLLLLLFLMLIGYLGLRVALRCRSNQARLVAIGCAALLVGQSVMNVAVASGAMPTTGLPLPLVSYGGNSLLSSLMIVGLLIRCSLESTGLIGGRGQAQRLVSDRRRPRPDR, from the coding sequence ATCTCCAGAAGGAGTCGATCCTCACGTCAGGGCACCCTGCGGGAACGACAAAAGGCTGCCGCTGAATCCAAGCCTCTATGGGAGCGTTATCTGCCGCTCGAATGGTCACTCTGGCCTGCGGAAGCACGTCTGCTGCTCACACTCACAGCGATCTGGAGCCTGGCAGGCCTGCTGGTGCTCGCTTCTGCCAGCTGGTGGGTCGCTGCGCGTGAACAAGGTGAGGGGGCTTATTACGTCAAAAGACAATTGGTGTGGATGGCAGCCAGCTGGAGCCTGATGTCATTCACAGCATCGATCAATCTGCGGCGCTGGCTGAAACTGGCCGGACCCGCACTCTGGATTGGCTGCCTCTTGATCGCAGCGACCCTGGTGATGGGAACCACCGTGAATGGAGCCAGCCGCTGGCTGGTGATCGGACCGATTCAGATTCAGCCTTCCGAACTCGTGAAACCGTTTGTGGTGCTGCAAGCGGCAAACCTCTTCGCGCATTGGAAACGGAACGGGCTGGATCAAAAGCTTCTGTGGCTGAGCAGTTTCGGGATTCTGGTGCTGCTGATTCTCAAGCAGCCCAACCTGAGCACCGCTGCTTTAACCGGCCTGCTGATCTGGCTGATGGCCTTTTCAGCAGGACTGCCGCTCTTTCAGCTGTTCGGGACAGCGATCGGAGGAGCGCTTCTTGGCACCGCAAGCATCCTGATCAACGAATACCAGCGTCTGCGCGTGATTTCCTTTCTGAATCCCTGGAAGGATCCGCAGGGTGATGGATATCAACTGATCCAAAGCCTGCTGGCGATCGGCTCGGGCGGGGTTTTCGGCCAGGGATTCGGTCTCTCCACCCAGAAACTGCAATATTTGCCGATTCAGAGCACCGACTTCATCTTCGCGGTCTACGCCGAAGAATTTGGACTGGTGGGGTCCTTGCTGCTGCTTCTGTTCCTGATGTTGATCGGCTATCTGGGACTACGCGTTGCTCTCCGATGCCGAAGCAATCAGGCCAGGCTTGTTGCCATTGGTTGCGCAGCACTGCTCGTGGGCCAATCGGTGATGAACGTGGCCGTGGCATCCGGAGCCATGCCAACAACCGGACTGCCGCTGCCGCTGGTGAGCTACGGAGGCAACTCACTGCTCTCGAGTCTGATGATCGTGGGACTTCTGATCCGCTGCTCTCTCGAATCCACAGGATTGATCGGTGGGCGCGGTCAAGCTCAACGACTGGTGTCTGATCGACGCCGTCCACGTCCTGATCGATAG
- a CDS encoding phycobilisome linker polypeptide: protein MRLFKVTACIPSPEKVRTQRELQNTFFTKWVPYDSWFAEQQRIQKQGGRIIKVELCTGGQQVNVGN, encoded by the coding sequence ATGCGGTTGTTCAAAGTCACCGCTTGCATCCCCAGCCCTGAGAAGGTTCGGACGCAGCGCGAATTGCAGAACACCTTCTTCACCAAGTGGGTTCCCTACGACAGCTGGTTCGCTGAACAACAGCGGATTCAGAAACAGGGTGGACGCATTATCAAGGTGGAGCTCTGCACCGGCGGTCAACAGGTCAACGTTGGTAACTGA
- the apcB gene encoding allophycocyanin subunit beta — MQDAITNVINKSDVQGLYLDTASMSNLESYFASGELRVKAAATISANASAIIRDAVAKALLYSDITRPGGNMYTTRRYAACIRDLDYYLRYSTYAMLAGDTSILDERVLNGLKETYNSLGVPIGATVQAIQAMKEVTASLVGPDAGKEMGVYFDYICSGLGN; from the coding sequence ATGCAAGACGCGATCACCAACGTCATCAACAAGTCCGACGTCCAAGGTCTCTACCTGGATACGGCATCCATGAGCAACCTCGAGAGCTACTTCGCCAGTGGTGAACTGCGCGTGAAGGCTGCCGCAACCATCAGTGCGAATGCTTCCGCCATCATCCGCGACGCCGTGGCCAAGGCGCTGCTGTACTCGGACATCACCCGTCCTGGCGGCAACATGTACACCACCCGTCGCTACGCAGCCTGCATCCGTGACCTGGACTACTACCTGCGGTATTCCACCTACGCCATGCTCGCCGGCGACACCTCCATTCTCGACGAACGTGTTCTGAACGGTCTCAAAGAGACCTACAACTCCCTGGGAGTACCTATCGGAGCAACGGTCCAGGCCATTCAGGCGATGAAGGAAGTCACCGCCTCCCTGGTCGGACCCGATGCAGGCAAGGAAATGGGTGTGTACTTCGACTACATCTGTTCCGGTCTCGGCAACTGA
- a CDS encoding allophycocyanin codes for MSIVSNSIINADAEARYLSPGELDQIKAFVSGGQRRLRVAQVLSESRERIVKTAGGQLFQKRPDVISPGGNAYGEAMTATCLRDMDYYLRLVTYGVVAGDVTPIEEIGVIGARELYRSLGTPLEAMAEAVREMKTVAMGILSGADAEEAGFYFDYVVGSLA; via the coding sequence ATGAGCATCGTCTCCAACTCGATCATCAACGCGGACGCCGAAGCCCGCTATCTGAGTCCAGGAGAACTGGACCAGATCAAGGCGTTCGTCAGCGGAGGCCAACGTCGCCTGCGAGTCGCTCAGGTTCTCAGCGAGAGCCGTGAGCGCATCGTCAAGACTGCAGGCGGACAGCTCTTTCAGAAGCGTCCTGATGTCATCTCTCCTGGCGGCAATGCCTACGGAGAAGCCATGACCGCAACCTGCCTGCGGGACATGGATTACTACCTCCGCCTCGTGACCTACGGCGTCGTCGCTGGTGACGTGACCCCGATCGAGGAGATCGGCGTAATCGGAGCCCGTGAGCTCTACCGATCCCTCGGCACCCCCCTCGAGGCCATGGCAGAAGCCGTTCGTGAGATGAAAACCGTGGCAATGGGCATCCTTAGTGGTGCTGATGCCGAGGAAGCCGGCTTCTACTTCGACTACGTGGTGGGCTCTCTCGCCTGA
- a CDS encoding phycobilisome rod-core linker polypeptide: protein MTVTASSGSPRVSPQLFDTLPLSSVRQAEQQDRFPDGGELDTLITFFRSGNDRLEASKIIASNAEAIVARAANRIFVGGTPLSFLEAPLSTGEVSQAQAVDAAPLAADQAAFEQSVRTFTGDSSITKRGNFFTRLFDVAGGDADVRVVLPTGFTAISVAKYGPAFMRKSVRDLGWFLRYVGYALVAGDPSILAVNTRGLRDILLKNCSLTATNVALQEMRGACAELLRERPEARRLTIDCFNVLLQELAVATPSTKQKLGSRVSQGLQLPAIYALASETAQRFEMRPGLSGAEKAEVIRAAYRQVFERDIAKGYSQNPCRSEASQLVQGKISMREFIRALGRSKEYRNQFYGPFVNSRVVELAYRHFLGRGVSSLEEFRKAFSIVSEQGLNGLVDVIVNGSEYAQTFGEETVPYLRDLGEEAQESAGWGSNRRLFRFSAPFEGAPQYVTLYASYRQPLADQHAYGGGNDPVGNQYGAIFPSDTASVTTRPAPFSYDTRRLLVSNGMAQPGQMDSPQFRGSRPRKVGPRVIRLQQIATGGAAVPRRGGQPSVRNTESSTQAVIKAVYIQVLGNSGYEGELLKSQEARLENGDISLRDFIRSVARSDAFRRRYWEGLYIAKSIEVMHRRLLGRPTFGRWEIDALFDTAARHGFYGLVDALIDSKDYSDCFGEDTVPYERFITPKDLTTRRAPGLRRSLDPSIGARVNVSMAPRPEAIRREALRTTGDITKRNLVDQSRSRISGGKWTTDIKGFTPPEQLAAFMLQRSSRSAATLNQWSKTSQSNRGQTGLQAALPLGDAGGYKRREGLPTQASLARVSNESELREILDATYRQLLNRVPLETERLTTAESLLRDGQIDLDGFVESVALSEPFQDRLSRMAPLRAATAASIALLGRASTPSETSRFLQVRAASGQPTAVRNLLELRAEIGSEPSDVPGLSTLSSRSGVPQSTITRTASLYGGNAGLTPRPDEAL, encoded by the coding sequence ATGACCGTGACCGCCAGCAGCGGCAGCCCAAGGGTCTCCCCCCAGCTGTTCGACACCCTGCCGCTTTCCAGCGTTCGTCAGGCGGAACAACAGGACCGTTTCCCGGACGGGGGCGAACTCGACACGCTTATCACGTTCTTCCGAAGCGGCAATGACCGCCTGGAAGCGTCAAAGATCATCGCCAGCAATGCGGAAGCGATCGTTGCCCGCGCGGCGAACAGGATTTTCGTCGGAGGAACTCCCCTTTCGTTCCTCGAGGCGCCGCTCAGCACAGGCGAGGTGTCCCAAGCCCAGGCTGTCGATGCCGCCCCGCTTGCGGCTGACCAGGCCGCTTTCGAACAATCCGTGCGCACCTTCACGGGCGACAGCAGCATCACCAAGCGTGGCAACTTCTTCACGCGGCTGTTCGATGTCGCCGGCGGTGATGCCGATGTACGAGTCGTCCTGCCCACCGGCTTCACCGCCATCAGCGTGGCCAAGTACGGCCCAGCATTCATGCGCAAATCGGTGCGCGACCTGGGCTGGTTTCTTCGCTACGTGGGCTACGCACTGGTGGCCGGTGACCCCAGCATCCTTGCGGTGAACACGCGCGGACTGCGCGACATCCTCCTCAAGAACTGTTCTCTGACCGCCACCAACGTGGCCCTTCAGGAGATGCGAGGAGCCTGTGCGGAGCTGCTTCGGGAGCGACCGGAAGCCCGCCGTCTGACCATCGACTGCTTCAACGTGCTCCTGCAGGAGCTCGCCGTTGCGACGCCCTCCACCAAACAGAAGCTCGGCAGCCGCGTCAGCCAGGGGCTTCAGCTTCCAGCGATCTATGCCCTGGCATCAGAAACAGCACAGCGTTTTGAAATGCGCCCTGGCCTGTCCGGAGCAGAGAAAGCTGAAGTCATCCGAGCCGCTTATCGACAGGTCTTTGAGCGCGACATCGCCAAGGGCTATTCCCAGAACCCCTGCCGTTCGGAAGCAAGCCAGCTGGTGCAGGGCAAGATTTCCATGCGCGAATTCATCCGCGCCCTTGGACGAAGCAAGGAGTACCGGAATCAGTTCTACGGACCCTTCGTGAACAGTCGGGTTGTGGAACTGGCTTACCGTCATTTTCTCGGACGTGGCGTCAGTTCTCTCGAGGAATTCCGCAAAGCATTTTCGATCGTCAGCGAGCAGGGCCTGAATGGTCTGGTTGATGTGATCGTCAACGGCAGTGAATATGCGCAGACCTTCGGTGAGGAAACTGTTCCTTACCTGCGCGATCTGGGTGAAGAGGCACAAGAGAGTGCAGGCTGGGGATCAAACCGTCGTTTGTTCCGCTTCAGTGCGCCGTTCGAGGGAGCACCTCAATACGTGACTCTCTATGCGTCCTACCGGCAACCTCTCGCTGATCAGCACGCTTACGGCGGCGGCAATGATCCGGTCGGCAATCAGTACGGAGCGATCTTCCCTTCGGACACCGCTTCTGTGACGACGCGTCCCGCACCGTTCAGCTATGACACCCGCCGCCTGCTGGTGAGCAATGGCATGGCGCAACCCGGACAAATGGACAGTCCTCAGTTCCGGGGCAGTCGTCCGCGCAAGGTGGGACCGCGAGTGATTCGACTCCAACAGATCGCCACCGGCGGTGCGGCGGTTCCACGCCGCGGCGGTCAGCCAAGCGTTCGCAACACCGAATCCTCCACCCAGGCGGTGATCAAAGCCGTTTACATCCAGGTGCTGGGCAACAGCGGCTACGAAGGAGAACTGCTCAAATCCCAGGAAGCACGTCTCGAAAACGGAGACATCAGCCTGCGGGACTTCATTCGCAGCGTGGCACGCTCGGATGCCTTCCGCCGTCGCTACTGGGAAGGCCTCTACATCGCCAAGTCCATCGAAGTGATGCACCGACGTCTGCTTGGCAGGCCCACCTTTGGTCGCTGGGAAATCGACGCTCTCTTCGACACGGCAGCTCGCCATGGTTTTTACGGTTTGGTCGATGCACTGATCGACAGCAAGGACTACAGCGACTGCTTCGGTGAAGACACCGTGCCCTATGAACGCTTCATCACTCCAAAGGACCTGACCACTCGACGAGCTCCTGGATTACGCAGATCCCTGGATCCCTCAATCGGAGCCAGAGTCAACGTGTCGATGGCTCCACGGCCAGAAGCAATCCGCCGCGAAGCATTGCGAACGACCGGTGACATCACCAAGAGAAATCTTGTTGACCAGAGTCGCAGCAGGATCTCCGGTGGAAAGTGGACAACCGACATCAAGGGCTTTACTCCCCCGGAACAGCTGGCCGCTTTCATGCTTCAGCGCTCATCGCGTTCCGCAGCAACACTCAACCAGTGGTCCAAAACATCCCAGTCCAACCGTGGACAAACTGGACTTCAGGCGGCACTTCCTCTCGGCGATGCCGGTGGTTACAAGCGACGCGAGGGGCTTCCCACCCAGGCCTCTTTGGCACGCGTCTCCAACGAATCCGAACTGCGGGAGATCCTTGATGCGACCTACCGACAACTGCTCAACCGCGTCCCCCTCGAGACAGAACGCCTCACCACGGCGGAGTCACTGCTGAGAGATGGACAAATTGACCTCGATGGCTTCGTCGAATCAGTTGCACTCAGCGAGCCTTTCCAGGATCGACTCTCACGGATGGCACCACTTCGTGCTGCCACTGCAGCGAGCATCGCTCTTCTCGGCAGAGCCTCAACTCCTTCGGAGACCAGCCGTTTCCTGCAGGTCAGAGCAGCCTCCGGTCAACCCACGGCTGTGCGCAATCTGCTGGAACTCCGCGCCGAGATCGGCTCCGAACCTTCGGATGTACCAGGGCTGAGCACGCTGAGCTCACGCAGTGGTGTTCCCCAGTCAACCATCACTCGAACAGCAAGCCTGTACGGCGGCAACGCTGGTTTGACCCCCCGACCTGATGAAGCTCTCTGA
- a CDS encoding bifunctional 2-polyprenyl-6-hydroxyphenol methylase/3-demethylubiquinol 3-O-methyltransferase UbiG translates to MNPKPSDAATPVVSDFYDRFPYPGDPLQDGPPPGYNWRWCHESVLAAVHGALPSHADEAASLRILDAGCGTGVSTDYLCHLNPGSQVLAVDISAGALEVARERLKRSGAADQVDGLRQEQRSLLDLEGEGPFDFINSVGVLHHLREPLAGLKALGSLLSDTGLIHLFLYADGGRWEIHRTQSALLRLGAGSGAEGLRLGRQLFQVLPEGNRLRQNHEQRWLIDTAADSNFADMYLHPQETSYDLGRLFSLINAAGLQFAGFSNPSVWDLNRLLSGELLERAAMLPELEQWLLVEDLDPEISHFEFFVAKRPVHPNRWEDDSALLQAIGRRQSCLWGWPSSSLLGPDLEPIALSESELALLQAVEHHPETPLGDLNLGPETVSVARGLLSRRLLLLQACRT, encoded by the coding sequence ATGAACCCCAAGCCCTCGGATGCCGCCACCCCTGTGGTGAGTGACTTCTATGACCGGTTCCCATATCCGGGGGATCCTCTTCAGGACGGACCGCCTCCTGGCTACAACTGGCGCTGGTGCCATGAAAGCGTTCTGGCAGCCGTGCACGGCGCCTTGCCATCGCACGCTGACGAAGCGGCTTCTCTGCGCATTCTTGATGCGGGTTGTGGAACAGGTGTCAGCACCGATTACCTCTGTCATCTCAATCCCGGATCCCAGGTTCTGGCGGTGGATATCAGTGCAGGAGCCCTTGAGGTGGCCCGTGAGCGATTGAAGCGATCCGGTGCCGCAGATCAGGTGGATGGTTTACGCCAGGAGCAGCGCAGTCTTCTCGATCTGGAGGGCGAGGGACCCTTCGACTTCATCAATTCTGTGGGCGTTCTGCATCACCTGCGTGAGCCACTTGCGGGTCTGAAGGCCTTGGGTTCGCTGTTGTCGGACACGGGTTTGATCCATTTGTTCCTCTACGCCGATGGGGGACGTTGGGAGATTCATCGAACCCAAAGCGCGCTGTTGCGATTGGGTGCTGGCAGCGGTGCTGAAGGTCTGCGGCTTGGCCGTCAACTTTTTCAGGTTTTGCCTGAGGGCAATCGTCTGCGCCAGAACCATGAGCAACGCTGGCTGATCGATACCGCTGCCGACTCGAATTTCGCTGATATGTATCTCCATCCGCAGGAGACCAGCTACGACCTCGGTCGCTTGTTCAGCTTGATTAATGCCGCCGGACTGCAGTTCGCCGGCTTTTCGAATCCCTCCGTATGGGATCTGAACCGCTTGCTTTCAGGTGAACTGCTGGAGCGTGCAGCAATGCTTCCTGAGCTTGAACAATGGCTGCTCGTTGAAGACCTCGATCCCGAGATCAGTCACTTCGAGTTTTTTGTGGCGAAACGACCTGTCCATCCCAACCGCTGGGAGGACGATTCAGCCTTGCTCCAGGCGATTGGTCGACGACAGTCGTGTCTATGGGGATGGCCTTCCTCCAGCCTTCTGGGCCCGGATCTGGAGCCGATCGCTCTTTCAGAATCCGAGCTGGCACTGCTGCAAGCTGTTGAGCACCATCCAGAAACCCCTTTGGGTGACCTCAACCTCGGGCCTGAGACCGTCTCGGTTGCAAGAGGTCTCCTGTCGCGCCGGCTGCTGCTTCTGCAAGCTTGCAGAACCTGA
- the atpB gene encoding F0F1 ATP synthase subunit A → MALLPFTLPFAELEVGNHLYWQIGNLNLHGQVFLSSWILIGALLAVVLVGTRKLDRDPRGVQNLLEFLWDYLRDLARDQIGEKYYREWLPFIGTLFLFIFVSNWGGALIPWKVFELPEGELGAPTADINTTVAMALLVSLAYFYAGLSKKGLRFFELYVEPTPIMLPFKIIEEFTKPLSLSFRLFGNILADELAVGVLVYLVPLIVPLPVMLLGLFTSAIQALIFATLAAFYIGEGLHEHH, encoded by the coding sequence ATGGCTTTGCTGCCTTTCACACTGCCTTTCGCCGAACTGGAGGTTGGAAACCATCTGTATTGGCAGATCGGCAACCTCAATCTGCACGGCCAGGTTTTTCTGAGTTCCTGGATCCTGATCGGCGCACTTCTTGCTGTCGTCCTTGTTGGTACTCGCAAGCTGGATCGCGACCCCAGAGGCGTCCAGAACCTGCTCGAATTTCTCTGGGATTATCTGCGTGATCTCGCTCGTGACCAGATCGGAGAAAAATATTATCGAGAGTGGCTTCCTTTCATCGGAACCCTGTTCCTGTTCATTTTTGTGAGCAACTGGGGTGGTGCTCTGATCCCTTGGAAAGTATTTGAACTTCCTGAAGGCGAGCTGGGTGCCCCTACGGCAGACATCAACACCACAGTGGCGATGGCTCTGCTCGTTTCCCTTGCTTATTTCTATGCCGGTCTAAGCAAAAAAGGTCTGAGGTTTTTTGAGCTCTATGTAGAGCCAACTCCGATCATGCTTCCTTTCAAGATCATTGAAGAATTTACAAAACCTCTTTCACTGTCATTCCGTCTTTTCGGAAACATCCTGGCAGATGAACTTGCGGTTGGAGTTCTTGTTTATCTGGTTCCTTTGATCGTTCCTCTGCCTGTGATGTTGCTTGGACTTTTCACCAGTGCGATCCAGGCCTTGATCTTTGCAACACTTGCTGCCTTCTATATCGGTGAAGGTTTGCATGAACACCACTAG
- the atpE gene encoding ATP synthase F0 subunit C yields MDSITSAASVVAAGLAVGLAAIGPGIGQGSASQGAVEGIARQPEAEGKIRGTLLLSLAFMESLTIYGLVVALVLLFANPFAG; encoded by the coding sequence ATGGATTCCATCACTTCCGCAGCTTCCGTCGTTGCTGCTGGCCTGGCTGTTGGCCTGGCGGCTATCGGCCCTGGTATCGGTCAGGGCAGCGCTTCCCAAGGTGCTGTTGAAGGTATCGCCCGCCAGCCTGAAGCTGAAGGCAAGATCCGCGGCACCCTGCTGCTTTCGCTGGCATTCATGGAATCGCTGACGATCTACGGCCTGGTTGTGGCTCTGGTGCTTCTGTTCGCCAACCCCTTCGCCGGTTGA
- a CDS encoding F0F1 ATP synthase subunit B' — protein MTWLLLAEAAVPEGGLFDLDATLPVMAVQVVLLTFLLNSLFFRPVGKVVEDREGYISTSLADAKQKLEQVQRLEAELTEQLRGARQAAQAAILEAEQEVDNLYREAIATTEADANRTREKARREIETQREQAQSQLMSKVDEFSAKIIQRLLAVS, from the coding sequence ATGACCTGGCTTCTGCTTGCTGAAGCAGCGGTGCCGGAGGGAGGTCTTTTTGACCTCGATGCCACCTTGCCTGTAATGGCTGTTCAGGTGGTTCTCCTGACCTTCCTGCTCAATTCCCTCTTCTTCCGTCCGGTCGGCAAGGTCGTGGAAGATCGTGAGGGTTACATCTCCACAAGCCTTGCTGATGCCAAGCAGAAGCTTGAGCAGGTCCAGCGTTTAGAGGCTGAACTCACTGAACAACTCCGCGGTGCTCGCCAGGCCGCTCAGGCCGCGATTCTCGAAGCTGAGCAGGAGGTCGACAATCTGTATCGCGAAGCCATCGCGACAACCGAAGCCGATGCCAATCGCACAAGGGAAAAAGCCCGCCGTGAGATTGAGACACAGCGAGAGCAGGCTCAGTCGCAGCTCATGAGCAAAGTCGATGAGTTCAGCGCAAAGATCATTCAACGTCTGCTGGCCGTTTCATGA